The following proteins are co-located in the Solanum pennellii chromosome 8, SPENNV200 genome:
- the LOC107028906 gene encoding probable plastid-lipid-associated protein 10, chloroplastic isoform X1, which yields MISAGFGSAVCVRPVVSFSNTIRRVHNHGRVTCLATSMSSASMTVARDAEYELENRKYELLNIIQDTQRGLVTTADQRSTIEEAMVVVEGFDAGKEIDLSKLDGTWRLQYTSAPDVLILFESAARLPFFQVGQIFQKFECQNESRGGLVRNVIKWSVPRLLEENEGATLIVTARFSCVSARNIYLKFEEIGLQNINISDDLQAVIAPAILPRSFLSLQILQFIRTFKAQVPVTSPERWSMCRQSVGGLYYLSYLDKNMLLGRAVGGGGVFVFTRAHTLIC from the exons ATGATTTCAG CAGGTTTCGGCTCTGCAGTTTGCGTGAGACCTGTTGTCTCCTTTTCAAACACCATAAGAAGAGTACACAACCATGGAAGAGTTACATGTTTGGCTACATCCATGTCATCTGCCTCAATGACTGTTGCAAGA GATGCTGAATACGAATTGGAAAACCGAAAATATGAACTGCTTAATATCATCCAAGATACGCAACGAGGCCTAGTGACAACTGCTGATCAACGATCCACCATTGAGGAGGCTATG GTTGTGGTTGAAGGTTTTGATGCTGGCAAGGAAATTGACTTGAGTAAGTTGGACGGAACATGGCGGTTGCAGTATACATCTGCACCAGATGTGCTCATTCTTTTTGAATCTGCTGCTAGGCTTCCATTCTTTCAG GTGGGTCAAATTTTCCAGAAATTTGAGTGCCAGAATGAATCCCGTGGAGGATTGGTACGCAATGTCATCAAATGGAGTGTTCCACGATTATTAGAG GAAAATGAAGGTGCTACTCTGATAGTAACTGCCAGATTTTCTTGCGTTTCTGCTCGTAATATTTACCTCAAGTTTGAGGAG aTAGGTCTTCAAAATATTAACATCAGTGACGATCTGCAAGCTGTAATAGCTCCAGCAATTCTGCCAAGGTCATTTTTAAGTTTACAG ATACTGCAGTTTATTCGAACTTTCAAAGCTCAAGTTCCAGTGACCAGTCCAGAGAG ATGGTCCATGTGCAGACAATCTGTGGGGGGCCTCTATTACCTTTCTTATCTGGATAAGAATATGCTTTTAGGCCGCGCTGTTGGAGGTGGTGGAGTATTTGTATTCACCAGGGCTCATACTCTAATTTGCTAA
- the LOC107028906 gene encoding probable plastid-lipid-associated protein 10, chloroplastic isoform X3, with protein sequence MISAGFGSAVCVRPVVSFSNTIRRVHNHGRVTCLATSMSSASMTVARDAEYELENRKYELLNIIQDTQRGLVTTADQRSTIEEAMVVVEGFDAGKEIDLSKLDGTWRLQYTSAPDVLILFESAARLPFFQVGQIFQKFECQNESRGGLVRNVIKWSVPRLLEENEGATLIVTARFSCVSARNIYLKFEEIGLQNINISDDLQAVIAPAILPRSFLSLQILQFIRTFKAQVPVTSPERQSVGGLYYLSYLDKNMLLGRAVGGGGVFVFTRAHTLIC encoded by the exons ATGATTTCAG CAGGTTTCGGCTCTGCAGTTTGCGTGAGACCTGTTGTCTCCTTTTCAAACACCATAAGAAGAGTACACAACCATGGAAGAGTTACATGTTTGGCTACATCCATGTCATCTGCCTCAATGACTGTTGCAAGA GATGCTGAATACGAATTGGAAAACCGAAAATATGAACTGCTTAATATCATCCAAGATACGCAACGAGGCCTAGTGACAACTGCTGATCAACGATCCACCATTGAGGAGGCTATG GTTGTGGTTGAAGGTTTTGATGCTGGCAAGGAAATTGACTTGAGTAAGTTGGACGGAACATGGCGGTTGCAGTATACATCTGCACCAGATGTGCTCATTCTTTTTGAATCTGCTGCTAGGCTTCCATTCTTTCAG GTGGGTCAAATTTTCCAGAAATTTGAGTGCCAGAATGAATCCCGTGGAGGATTGGTACGCAATGTCATCAAATGGAGTGTTCCACGATTATTAGAG GAAAATGAAGGTGCTACTCTGATAGTAACTGCCAGATTTTCTTGCGTTTCTGCTCGTAATATTTACCTCAAGTTTGAGGAG aTAGGTCTTCAAAATATTAACATCAGTGACGATCTGCAAGCTGTAATAGCTCCAGCAATTCTGCCAAGGTCATTTTTAAGTTTACAG ATACTGCAGTTTATTCGAACTTTCAAAGCTCAAGTTCCAGTGACCAGTCCAGAGAG ACAATCTGTGGGGGGCCTCTATTACCTTTCTTATCTGGATAAGAATATGCTTTTAGGCCGCGCTGTTGGAGGTGGTGGAGTATTTGTATTCACCAGGGCTCATACTCTAATTTGCTAA
- the LOC107028906 gene encoding probable plastid-lipid-associated protein 10, chloroplastic isoform X4, producing MISGFGSAVCVRPVVSFSNTIRRVHNHGRVTCLATSMSSASMTVARDAEYELENRKYELLNIIQDTQRGLVTTADQRSTIEEAMVVVEGFDAGKEIDLSKLDGTWRLQYTSAPDVLILFESAARLPFFQVGQIFQKFECQNESRGGLVRNVIKWSVPRLLEENEGATLIVTARFSCVSARNIYLKFEEIGLQNINISDDLQAVIAPAILPRSFLSLQILQFIRTFKAQVPVTSPERQSVGGLYYLSYLDKNMLLGRAVGGGGVFVFTRAHTLIC from the exons ATGATTTCAG GTTTCGGCTCTGCAGTTTGCGTGAGACCTGTTGTCTCCTTTTCAAACACCATAAGAAGAGTACACAACCATGGAAGAGTTACATGTTTGGCTACATCCATGTCATCTGCCTCAATGACTGTTGCAAGA GATGCTGAATACGAATTGGAAAACCGAAAATATGAACTGCTTAATATCATCCAAGATACGCAACGAGGCCTAGTGACAACTGCTGATCAACGATCCACCATTGAGGAGGCTATG GTTGTGGTTGAAGGTTTTGATGCTGGCAAGGAAATTGACTTGAGTAAGTTGGACGGAACATGGCGGTTGCAGTATACATCTGCACCAGATGTGCTCATTCTTTTTGAATCTGCTGCTAGGCTTCCATTCTTTCAG GTGGGTCAAATTTTCCAGAAATTTGAGTGCCAGAATGAATCCCGTGGAGGATTGGTACGCAATGTCATCAAATGGAGTGTTCCACGATTATTAGAG GAAAATGAAGGTGCTACTCTGATAGTAACTGCCAGATTTTCTTGCGTTTCTGCTCGTAATATTTACCTCAAGTTTGAGGAG aTAGGTCTTCAAAATATTAACATCAGTGACGATCTGCAAGCTGTAATAGCTCCAGCAATTCTGCCAAGGTCATTTTTAAGTTTACAG ATACTGCAGTTTATTCGAACTTTCAAAGCTCAAGTTCCAGTGACCAGTCCAGAGAG ACAATCTGTGGGGGGCCTCTATTACCTTTCTTATCTGGATAAGAATATGCTTTTAGGCCGCGCTGTTGGAGGTGGTGGAGTATTTGTATTCACCAGGGCTCATACTCTAATTTGCTAA
- the LOC107028906 gene encoding probable plastid-lipid-associated protein 10, chloroplastic isoform X2 yields the protein MISGFGSAVCVRPVVSFSNTIRRVHNHGRVTCLATSMSSASMTVARDAEYELENRKYELLNIIQDTQRGLVTTADQRSTIEEAMVVVEGFDAGKEIDLSKLDGTWRLQYTSAPDVLILFESAARLPFFQVGQIFQKFECQNESRGGLVRNVIKWSVPRLLEENEGATLIVTARFSCVSARNIYLKFEEIGLQNINISDDLQAVIAPAILPRSFLSLQILQFIRTFKAQVPVTSPERWSMCRQSVGGLYYLSYLDKNMLLGRAVGGGGVFVFTRAHTLIC from the exons ATGATTTCAG GTTTCGGCTCTGCAGTTTGCGTGAGACCTGTTGTCTCCTTTTCAAACACCATAAGAAGAGTACACAACCATGGAAGAGTTACATGTTTGGCTACATCCATGTCATCTGCCTCAATGACTGTTGCAAGA GATGCTGAATACGAATTGGAAAACCGAAAATATGAACTGCTTAATATCATCCAAGATACGCAACGAGGCCTAGTGACAACTGCTGATCAACGATCCACCATTGAGGAGGCTATG GTTGTGGTTGAAGGTTTTGATGCTGGCAAGGAAATTGACTTGAGTAAGTTGGACGGAACATGGCGGTTGCAGTATACATCTGCACCAGATGTGCTCATTCTTTTTGAATCTGCTGCTAGGCTTCCATTCTTTCAG GTGGGTCAAATTTTCCAGAAATTTGAGTGCCAGAATGAATCCCGTGGAGGATTGGTACGCAATGTCATCAAATGGAGTGTTCCACGATTATTAGAG GAAAATGAAGGTGCTACTCTGATAGTAACTGCCAGATTTTCTTGCGTTTCTGCTCGTAATATTTACCTCAAGTTTGAGGAG aTAGGTCTTCAAAATATTAACATCAGTGACGATCTGCAAGCTGTAATAGCTCCAGCAATTCTGCCAAGGTCATTTTTAAGTTTACAG ATACTGCAGTTTATTCGAACTTTCAAAGCTCAAGTTCCAGTGACCAGTCCAGAGAG ATGGTCCATGTGCAGACAATCTGTGGGGGGCCTCTATTACCTTTCTTATCTGGATAAGAATATGCTTTTAGGCCGCGCTGTTGGAGGTGGTGGAGTATTTGTATTCACCAGGGCTCATACTCTAATTTGCTAA
- the LOC107027080 gene encoding histidine decarboxylase-like, protein MGSLLLEMDFEPSPMSPRSLAAMTPRSLARRRLFPNVDNKKQKVAPPGAGPRKNLQLEVMEPGLKNDGPSLDTILVNYLDTLTQRVNYHLATLAPLLQFHLNNCGDPFLQNTVDFHSKDFEVAVLNWFAQLWEIEKDQYWGYVTNGGTEGNLHGILLGRELLPDGILYASKDSHYSVFKAARMYRMDSETINTSVNGEMDYSDLRAKLLQNKDKPAIINVTIGSTFKGAIDDLDVILETLKDCGYSQDKFYIHCDAALCGLMTPFVNNMISFKKPIGSVTISGHKFLGCPMPCGVQITRKSYINNLSTNVEYIASVDATISGSRNGLTPIFLWYSLSTKGQIGLQNDVKRCLDNAKYLKDRLQKEGISVMLNELSIIVVLERPRDHEFVRRWQLSCVKDMAHVIVMPGITREMLDNFVSELVQQRKQWYRDGKAEAPCVAEDIGAQNCACSYHKIDYIFSS, encoded by the exons ATGGGTAGCCTCTTGCTTGAAATG GATTTTGAGCCATCGCCAATGTCACCCAGAAGTTTAGCAGCGATGACACCCAGAAGTTTAGCACGACGAAGATTGTTTCCAAATGTGGacaacaaaaaacaaaaggTGGCACCACCAGGGGCAGGGCCAAGGAAGAACTTGCAACTTGAGGTGATGGAGCCTGGATTGAAAAATGATGGTCCCTCTTTGGACACTATCTTGGTCAATTATTTGGATACACTTACACAACGAGTCAATTATCATTTAGCAACTTTAGCACCACTCTTGCAGTTTCACCTAAATAATTGTGGTGATCCTTTCCTTCAAAATACTGTTGATTTCCATTCTAAAGACTTTGAAGTGGCTGTTTTGAATTGGTTTGCACAACTCTGGGAAATTGAAAAGGATCAATATTGGGGATATGTTACCAATGGTGGCACCGAAGGCAATCTCCATGGTATTTTGTTAGG GAGAGAGCTACTTCCTGATGGAATATTATATGCGTCAAAAGACTCTCACTACTCAGTCTTCAAAGCTGCAAGAATGTACAGAATGGATTCAGAAACGATCAACACATCAGTAAATGGAGAGATGGATTATTCAGATTTAAGAGCAAAGTTACTTCAAAATAAGGACAAACCAGCTATTATAAATGTCACAATTG GAAGTACGTTCAAAGGAGCAATCGATGACCTGGATGTTATTCTTGAAACACTCAAAGATTGTGGGTATTCACAAGATAAGTTTTACATCCACTGTGATGCTGCACTATGTGGTCTTATGACCCCTTTTGTAAACAAT ATGATTAGTTTCAAGAAGCCAATTGGAAGTGTCACAATTTCAGGTCACAAGTTCCTAGGATGCCCAATGCCTTGTGGTGTCCAAATAACAAGAAAAAGCTACATCAATAATCTCTCAACAAATGTGGAATACATTGCTTCTGTCGATGCCACTATTTCTGGTAGTCGTAACGGCTTAACTCCAATTTTCTTATGGTATAGCTTGAGCACAAAAGGTCAAATTGGCCTGCAAAATGATGTTAAAAGATGTCTCGACAATGCTAAATATTTGAAAGATCGTCTTCAAAAAGAAGGGATAAGTGTCATGCTAAATGAGCTTAGCATCATAGTTGTACTTGAAAGGCCTCGTGACCATGAATTTGTGCGTCGTTGGCAACTTTCATGCGTCAAAGATATGGCACATGTTATTGTTATGCCAGGCATCACCCGAGAAATGCTTGACAATTTCGTCAGTGAACTAGTTCAACAAAGAAAACAATGGTACCGAGACGGGAAAGCAGAGGCTCCTTGTGTTGCAGAGGATATTGGTGCTCAAAATTGTGCATGCTCTTATCATAAGATTGACTACATTTTTAgttcttag